A stretch of Mesoplodon densirostris isolate mMesDen1 chromosome 7, mMesDen1 primary haplotype, whole genome shotgun sequence DNA encodes these proteins:
- the MRPL23 gene encoding large ribosomal subunit protein uL23m has product MARNVLYPLYQLGNPQLRVFRTNFFIQLVRPGMAQPEDTVQFRIPMEMTRVDLRSYLECIYNVPVAAVRTRVQHGSNRRRDYRNIRVKKPDYKVAYVQLAHGQTFTFPDLFPEEKRPEGSSATEDLQHQVLEDQRRRQSCDPRRGGVPGWFSL; this is encoded by the exons ATGGCGCGGAATGTGCT GTACCCTCTGTACCAGCTGGGCAACCCCCAGCTCCGGGTCTTCCGCACCAACTTCTTCATCCAGCTGGTGCGGCCCGGCATGGCCCAGCCCGAGGACACTGTGCAGTTCCGGATCCCCATGGA GATGACCAGAGTGGACCTCAGGAGCTATCTGGAGTGCATTTACAATGTGCCCGTGGCTGCCGTGCGGACAAGGGTGCAGCACG GTTCCAACAGGAGGAGGGATTACAGGAACATCAGGGTAAAGAAACCAGACTACAAGGTGGCCTATGTGCAGCTG GCGCACGGACAGACCTTCACGTTCCCAGATCTGTTTCCTGAGGAAAAGAGGCCTGAAGGCAGTTCTGCGACTGAGGACCTGCAGCACCAGGTCCTGGAAGACCAGCGGCGGAGGCAGAGCTGCGACCCCCGGCGCGGGGGTGTCCCCGGCTGGTTCAGCCTGTGA